One genomic window of Psychrobacillus sp. INOP01 includes the following:
- a CDS encoding FtsX-like permease family protein, with translation MLFKDQIDFVRQHIKKNKLRVFMTVLAATMGCAFLIVLASIGFGIQDTMRNEILQDQSITEVEVYPNEDEELNLEEIKSVPHVGAIVQRTSMEVMTNFQFEDRSIQGNLLLTDMKEEEQSNLKLSEGRLPQNESEIVVGYHFAQNLWTDAERAKMEEGLEEADFPKGYEKSMIGETVSLSLQPYESDDAFPEQWDFTVVGVTDNPARDWIVDQSILMDKSWLPKLTGAYEANAEEIPENFTYTTTKIYTSSLEHVKSVTKELKDMGYNVYSVSEQLEQIDVFFMAFKIGLIFVGTIAILISSIGIFNTMTMAVTERTREIGVMKAIGASPKLIQRLFLMESAWIGIIGTVLAVIISYAVSFLANWLLPMVVGAALGEDGLQDLSITFSLIPWQLVALASTISIGVAMISGWRPARKATKIDVIQALRQEL, from the coding sequence ATGTTATTTAAAGATCAGATCGACTTTGTTCGCCAACATATTAAGAAAAATAAACTACGCGTATTTATGACAGTGCTTGCCGCAACAATGGGCTGTGCATTTTTGATCGTACTAGCTTCCATTGGATTTGGTATACAAGATACGATGCGCAACGAAATCCTACAAGATCAATCCATCACGGAAGTGGAAGTTTACCCGAATGAAGATGAAGAATTGAATCTGGAAGAAATAAAATCTGTTCCACATGTTGGAGCAATCGTCCAAAGAACAAGCATGGAAGTCATGACAAATTTTCAATTCGAGGATCGTTCGATACAAGGAAACTTGCTATTAACTGATATGAAAGAGGAAGAACAATCAAATCTAAAATTATCAGAAGGCCGTTTACCGCAAAATGAATCGGAAATAGTAGTAGGCTATCACTTTGCACAGAATTTATGGACAGACGCAGAACGTGCAAAGATGGAAGAAGGTTTAGAAGAGGCAGATTTTCCAAAGGGCTATGAAAAGTCGATGATAGGCGAAACAGTTTCATTATCTTTACAACCATATGAGTCGGATGATGCTTTCCCAGAACAATGGGATTTTACAGTAGTAGGTGTAACGGATAACCCTGCAAGAGACTGGATTGTAGATCAAAGTATTTTAATGGATAAATCATGGCTACCGAAATTAACAGGAGCTTATGAAGCAAATGCAGAAGAAATTCCGGAAAACTTTACTTACACAACCACAAAAATATATACATCTAGTTTAGAACATGTGAAATCAGTAACTAAAGAATTAAAGGATATGGGCTATAACGTCTATTCTGTCTCAGAGCAATTAGAGCAAATCGATGTGTTCTTTATGGCCTTTAAGATTGGATTAATATTTGTTGGAACTATTGCAATTCTAATATCATCTATTGGTATCTTCAATACAATGACAATGGCTGTAACCGAACGAACTCGTGAAATTGGGGTGATGAAAGCAATTGGAGCTAGCCCTAAACTCATTCAACGATTGTTCTTAATGGAAAGTGCGTGGATTGGCATAATTGGGACTGTCCTTGCAGTCATTATTTCATACGCAGTGAGCTTCCTAGCTAACTGGCTACTGCCGATGGTTGTTGGGGCTGCATTAGGAGAGGATGGACTTCAAGACTTATCTATTACATTTTCATTAATCCCTTGGCAGCTAGTGGCTTTAGCATCAACTATTAGTATTGGGGTAGCAATGATCTCCGGTTGGAGACCAGCACGCAAAGCTACTAAAATTGATGTGATCCAAGCATTACGTCAGGAATTATAA
- a CDS encoding GntR family transcriptional regulator, whose protein sequence is MSTLFDHDKPIYLQIREKIEDQIVNDQLKEGEQAPSTNQLVSFYKINHATVSKGVNQLVEEGILFKKRGIGMFVAEGAKGMLVQKRKDAFVDDYIVGLVREAEKLGITENEIIQLLSKVKRSDSK, encoded by the coding sequence GTGAGCACACTTTTCGACCATGATAAACCGATCTATTTGCAAATACGGGAAAAAATTGAAGATCAAATTGTAAACGATCAATTAAAAGAAGGAGAGCAGGCACCTTCTACGAATCAATTGGTTAGCTTCTACAAGATAAATCATGCAACCGTATCAAAAGGGGTCAATCAATTAGTAGAAGAAGGAATACTATTTAAAAAGCGGGGGATAGGGATGTTTGTAGCAGAAGGGGCTAAAGGAATGCTCGTCCAAAAACGGAAAGACGCATTCGTAGATGATTATATAGTGGGTCTAGTGAGAGAAGCTGAGAAATTAGGTATAACCGAAAACGAAATTATCCAGCTGTTAAGCAAAGTGAAAAGGAGTGATTCTAAATGA
- a CDS encoding ATP-binding cassette domain-containing protein produces the protein MTLNVSVNNLSLTYGSYPALKDVSFMLNEPKVYGLLGRNGAGKTSLLSILASFREQTSGTVTIGGEAPFENAEVMQYVSFIFNKDYKDESDNVKETLEYVARYRSKFDAKYADYLVQKFKLPLKKPIKEFSKGMQSALNVTIGLASRSPITIFDEAYLGMDAPTRDIFYRELLEDQSNHPRIIILSTHLVSEMDYLFDDVIILHKGSIVLQEDFESLITKGSSITGATEVVDEFVRPMKQLNTQQLGNTKSVMVYGELNDRDRKAAQQKGLEVGPISLQDLFIHLTEGDD, from the coding sequence ATGACTTTAAATGTTTCAGTAAACAATTTAAGCTTAACTTATGGTTCCTACCCTGCTTTAAAGGATGTTTCGTTCATGCTAAATGAGCCAAAAGTTTACGGGTTATTAGGTAGGAATGGTGCTGGAAAAACATCTCTACTGTCTATCTTGGCTTCGTTCAGGGAACAAACAAGTGGAACTGTTACAATTGGTGGCGAAGCTCCATTCGAGAATGCAGAAGTTATGCAATATGTATCTTTCATCTTCAATAAAGACTATAAAGATGAATCAGATAACGTAAAAGAAACGCTAGAGTATGTAGCGAGATACCGTTCAAAGTTTGATGCAAAATACGCTGACTATTTAGTGCAAAAGTTCAAACTTCCGTTAAAAAAACCAATAAAAGAATTTTCAAAGGGTATGCAGTCTGCTCTAAATGTAACGATTGGTCTAGCGAGCAGGTCCCCGATTACGATATTCGATGAGGCCTACCTAGGGATGGATGCCCCGACTAGAGATATATTTTACCGTGAATTGTTAGAGGACCAATCAAACCACCCGCGCATCATTATATTATCTACACATCTCGTTTCCGAAATGGATTACTTGTTCGATGATGTAATCATTTTGCATAAAGGAAGTATCGTTTTGCAAGAGGATTTTGAGTCACTAATAACAAAAGGTTCCTCCATTACAGGTGCGACAGAGGTTGTAGACGAATTTGTACGCCCGATGAAACAGTTAAATACCCAACAATTAGGAAATACGAAGTCCGTTATGGTATATGGAGAACTGAATGATCGTGACCGAAAAGCGGCTCAGCAAAAGGGACTCGAGGTTGGTCCTATTTCACTTCAAGATCTGTTTATACATTTGACAGAGGGGGATGATTAA
- a CDS encoding ABC transporter ATP-binding protein: MIQVNHVNHTFLIGKKGKEKKVPVLKGLSFEVKQGEIVAIVGKSGSGKSTLLHTIAGFMSPEHGSITVNGQETANLNETERAAFRLNNFGFIFQNFQLMPGLTAFENVELPLKLKGISPKQRKASVQQMMDKVGLTEVGDHYPNELSGGQQQRVSIARAVITNPPILFADEPTGSLDSETEQDILLLIQNLNQTLGVTFVMITHDEEVASIAHRTFKMRDGELVKGDVL, encoded by the coding sequence ATGATACAAGTTAATCATGTGAATCATACATTTCTAATAGGAAAAAAAGGAAAAGAGAAAAAAGTGCCGGTTTTAAAAGGTTTATCGTTCGAAGTAAAACAGGGGGAAATCGTGGCAATTGTAGGAAAAAGTGGATCTGGCAAGTCGACTTTGCTTCATACAATAGCAGGATTTATGAGTCCCGAGCATGGTTCGATTACAGTAAATGGACAAGAAACAGCTAATTTAAATGAAACGGAAAGAGCAGCATTTCGCTTAAATAATTTTGGGTTCATCTTTCAAAACTTTCAACTGATGCCTGGATTAACAGCTTTTGAAAATGTAGAGCTACCTTTGAAACTAAAGGGTATATCACCGAAACAAAGAAAAGCAAGTGTTCAACAAATGATGGACAAGGTAGGGCTAACGGAGGTTGGGGACCATTATCCAAATGAATTATCTGGTGGACAGCAGCAGCGTGTAAGTATTGCACGTGCTGTAATTACTAACCCACCTATACTATTTGCAGATGAGCCGACTGGGAGTCTAGATTCCGAAACCGAACAGGATATTTTATTGTTAATACAAAATTTAAATCAAACACTAGGCGTAACGTTTGTGATGATTACGCACGACGAGGAAGTGGCGAGTATTGCGCATAGAACATTTAAAATGCGTGACGGGGAATTAGTGAAGGGGGATGTTCTATAA